A region of Fibrobacter succinogenes subsp. succinogenes S85 DNA encodes the following proteins:
- a CDS encoding site-specific DNA-methyltransferase has product MAGQKLELTWVGKNKPVKLEPRLLLEVPEKSYCAKTKREGDIFDNMLIHGDNLLALKALESKFTGQVKCVYIDPPYNTGSAFKHYDDCLEHSTWLNLMRARLESIFKLLKKEGVLFISIDDDECHYLKILCDEVFGRENFCGSFVWERKKKPSFLSNMGVVTEYILAYAKEKKSSPPFIYGTTTKGKKYPINNAGNTLATLTFPAGSVSFRMVDQVVVAQDMSGGNIVTRLLNDVIIKNGVNENQFSLEGEWRYSQDTINEIIDSGEQIVISKVPFRPNHVKDGGKPKKMKNLLSVAHYSMATNEDATAESEALFGNMDAFDNPKPEMLISTLIDAVTEKGDLVLDSFLGSGTTAAVAHKMGRRWIGVELGDHCYSHCISRLQKVIDGNDMGGVSKSYDWQGGGGFRFYELAPSLIKKDEYGIEVIDREHFDGARLIEAVCKIMGFEYAPSQDEYFIHGQSTENAFIYVTTNFMTTEHIRSISQKLGDRHLSILCKAFDAVPADCENITISKIPKEILDKCEWGHDDYSLNVKNLPMSETESEPSLNL; this is encoded by the coding sequence ATGGCTGGTCAAAAATTGGAACTTACATGGGTTGGCAAAAATAAACCGGTAAAGCTGGAACCGCGTTTGTTGCTGGAAGTGCCTGAAAAGTCCTATTGTGCGAAAACAAAGCGCGAAGGCGATATTTTTGATAATATGCTTATTCATGGTGATAACTTGCTTGCATTAAAAGCTTTGGAAAGTAAGTTCACCGGACAAGTGAAGTGTGTGTATATTGATCCTCCGTATAATACGGGGTCTGCTTTTAAACATTATGATGATTGTTTGGAACATTCTACTTGGCTGAATTTGATGCGAGCTCGTTTAGAGTCTATTTTTAAATTGTTAAAAAAGGAAGGTGTCTTATTTATTTCCATAGATGATGACGAATGTCATTATTTGAAAATATTATGCGATGAAGTGTTTGGCCGAGAAAATTTTTGTGGTTCATTTGTTTGGGAAAGAAAAAAGAAACCGTCATTTCTGAGTAATATGGGCGTTGTGACGGAATATATTCTTGCTTATGCTAAAGAGAAGAAAAGTAGTCCTCCATTTATTTATGGAACAACAACTAAAGGGAAAAAATATCCTATTAACAATGCAGGAAATACTTTAGCTACTTTGACATTCCCTGCTGGAAGTGTGTCTTTCAGAATGGTTGATCAGGTTGTAGTTGCTCAGGATATGTCTGGTGGAAATATCGTTACACGTTTGCTTAATGATGTGATTATCAAAAATGGTGTAAATGAAAATCAATTCTCTCTTGAGGGTGAATGGCGTTATTCTCAAGACACAATAAATGAGATTATTGATTCTGGTGAGCAAATTGTTATTAGTAAAGTTCCTTTCCGCCCTAATCATGTGAAAGATGGTGGAAAACCTAAAAAAATGAAAAACTTGTTAAGTGTTGCCCACTATAGTATGGCGACTAATGAAGATGCTACTGCGGAAAGCGAAGCGCTTTTTGGCAATATGGACGCTTTTGACAACCCAAAGCCAGAAATGTTGATTTCAACATTAATTGATGCTGTGACAGAAAAGGGCGATTTGGTTCTTGATTCTTTCCTTGGGTCTGGAACGACTGCTGCTGTAGCTCATAAAATGGGACGACGATGGATTGGTGTTGAATTGGGTGATCACTGTTATTCACATTGTATTTCTAGATTGCAAAAAGTGATTGATGGCAATGATATGGGAGGTGTAAGTAAATCTTATGATTGGCAAGGTGGCGGCGGCTTCCGTTTTTATGAATTGGCTCCATCCCTCATCAAAAAAGATGAGTATGGAATAGAGGTCATTGATAGGGAACATTTTGATGGTGCGCGCCTTATTGAAGCTGTCTGCAAAATTATGGGTTTTGAATATGCTCCGAGTCAAGATGAATACTTTATCCATGGACAGAGTACTGAAAATGCGTTTATTTATGTGACGACGAACTTTATGACTACAGAGCATATTCGTTCCATTAGTCAAAAATTGGGTGATCGTCATTTAAGCATTCTCTGCAAAGCATTTGATGCCGTTCCTGCAGATTGTGAAAATATCACCATTTCTAAGATTCCCAAAGAGATTCTTGACAAGTGCGAATGGGGCCATGATGATTATAGCCTTAATGTTAAAAATCTGCCCATGTCAGAAACTGAATCGGAACCTTCTTTGAATTTGTAG
- a CDS encoding DEAD/DEAH box helicase, whose product MKLVDSISKCLSLRKPQKVALEHLSAVVEKFAEANLLKKDADIAEQLKIVQQYQQSANLTPMSNFDHSFSSMTFDMATGVGKTRLMGAFIAYLYKKFGLKNYLIVAPNTTIYEKLIADFTSGFDNKKYVFRGLDPLGWPSHRIITGDNYNSVAAGTDVLYDVTPITVNIFNIAKLTEKQSAKENHLDKSDAAAALPRVRRISEFLGDSYFNILLKKEDLVVIMDEAHHYRAKAGYSAIDELHPVLGLELTATPTNQTRNILYSYDLPQAMHDGFVKVPAVACRRNFNPANFTPEELEHLKLKEADLIHSNKKVALKDYEFNHGLKQNVKPFIFVISKDIAHAKQIEEYTQSKDFCNGKYKDKVLRIDSSSSDEEIKKLLMLEHPLNPYEIVIHCNKLGEGWDVTNLYTIVPLRAANELHLIMQSIGRGLRLPYGKRVGDKDVDQVVVISHDNFDKVIEEAKKKMGVLETIDLGPGTPEEAGSGVPRKVQITMKPKTEMLVAPVSAGAPATEDSAPSINVPQPSSVNTPEVAAGKILTQMDEDAGKGLKPNLNNPVYVQTTKDSLAEQGVSENVAEQGVEIVKHVTIDIPRITLTPKFAVTCNLDEFTFDGSEIKKLQPIDNQLLIQTVLAQKPSRYILKVVENGDSFDANDFVTHLMQELSHVDGIDYDSSSKVVYDVANQVKDILLQCDRAWNIVANYFNRICEMVKRQLLAHRTVGNLEYETRVEPGYVKLQIISGTINEGEKIRDFRDDKFVKSQIKSMAFNGFEKCLYDVQKFDSDPERKLMVGLESDETLQKWFRATQTTFRIPYGADGSCYTPDIIMETANEKIMCEVKAANKMKDEEVLQKAAAGKIWCERASTEDSKPWKYVLISEEEINQRLSLDISGLLALGT is encoded by the coding sequence ATGAAGCTTGTTGATAGTATTTCTAAGTGCTTGAGCCTTCGCAAACCGCAGAAGGTTGCTCTCGAACACCTTTCCGCTGTTGTAGAAAAATTTGCAGAAGCCAATCTTTTGAAAAAAGATGCCGATATTGCGGAACAATTGAAAATCGTTCAACAATATCAACAGTCTGCTAATTTGACTCCAATGTCAAATTTTGATCATAGTTTTAGTTCAATGACATTTGACATGGCTACAGGCGTGGGTAAAACACGTTTGATGGGGGCTTTCATTGCCTACTTGTATAAAAAGTTTGGTTTAAAGAATTATTTGATTGTTGCTCCAAATACCACGATTTACGAAAAACTTATTGCTGATTTTACTTCTGGTTTTGATAATAAAAAATATGTTTTTCGAGGCCTTGATCCTTTGGGATGGCCGTCGCATCGAATTATTACAGGGGACAACTATAATAGCGTTGCTGCGGGGACTGATGTTCTTTATGATGTAACTCCTATTACAGTAAATATTTTCAATATAGCCAAGTTGACGGAAAAGCAAAGTGCAAAAGAAAATCATTTAGATAAATCGGATGCCGCTGCTGCTCTTCCCCGAGTTCGTCGAATTTCAGAATTTTTGGGTGATAGTTACTTCAATATTCTTTTGAAAAAAGAAGATTTGGTAGTGATTATGGATGAAGCCCATCATTATAGGGCGAAAGCCGGATATAGCGCCATAGATGAACTTCATCCTGTTCTCGGTTTGGAACTGACGGCTACTCCAACTAATCAAACTAGGAATATCCTATATTCTTATGATTTACCGCAGGCAATGCATGATGGCTTTGTCAAGGTTCCTGCTGTTGCTTGTCGCCGCAACTTCAATCCTGCTAATTTCACTCCAGAGGAATTGGAACACTTAAAACTGAAAGAAGCTGATTTAATTCATTCAAATAAAAAGGTAGCCTTGAAGGATTATGAGTTTAATCATGGCTTGAAACAAAATGTTAAACCATTTATATTCGTAATCTCTAAAGATATCGCCCATGCTAAGCAGATTGAGGAATACACTCAGTCGAAAGATTTTTGTAATGGCAAATATAAAGATAAGGTTCTGCGCATAGATAGCTCTTCAAGTGATGAAGAAATAAAAAAACTGTTGATGCTTGAACATCCCTTGAATCCGTATGAAATTGTGATTCATTGCAACAAGCTGGGTGAAGGATGGGATGTTACGAATCTTTATACGATTGTACCTTTGCGTGCTGCGAATGAGCTGCATTTGATTATGCAGTCCATTGGACGTGGGTTACGATTGCCGTATGGCAAGCGTGTTGGGGATAAGGATGTCGACCAGGTAGTCGTTATCTCGCATGATAACTTCGATAAAGTTATTGAAGAAGCGAAGAAGAAAATGGGCGTTTTGGAAACGATTGATCTTGGTCCTGGAACTCCAGAAGAGGCTGGCAGTGGTGTTCCGCGTAAAGTCCAGATAACGATGAAACCCAAAACAGAAATGCTAGTTGCTCCGGTTTCGGCTGGTGCTCCTGCTACGGAAGATTCTGCTCCGTCAATAAACGTTCCTCAACCGAGTTCTGTAAATACGCCTGAAGTTGCGGCAGGTAAGATTCTTACCCAAATGGACGAGGATGCTGGCAAAGGCTTAAAGCCAAACCTGAATAATCCTGTATACGTGCAAACGACAAAAGATTCTTTGGCTGAGCAAGGTGTATCTGAAAATGTTGCGGAACAAGGCGTTGAAATTGTAAAACATGTGACGATTGATATTCCTCGAATCACATTGACTCCAAAATTTGCTGTAACATGCAATCTTGATGAATTTACTTTTGATGGTTCTGAAATAAAGAAGCTTCAGCCTATAGACAATCAATTGTTGATTCAAACAGTATTGGCTCAGAAGCCTTCTCGTTATATACTGAAGGTTGTGGAAAATGGGGACTCCTTCGATGCAAATGATTTTGTAACCCATTTGATGCAGGAATTGTCTCATGTGGATGGTATTGATTATGATAGTAGTTCGAAAGTTGTCTATGATGTTGCAAATCAGGTCAAGGATATTCTTTTGCAATGCGATAGAGCTTGGAATATTGTAGCTAATTATTTCAATCGCATATGTGAAATGGTAAAGAGGCAACTTTTGGCTCATCGAACTGTTGGTAATTTGGAGTATGAAACTCGTGTAGAACCGGGATATGTCAAATTGCAAATTATTAGCGGAACCATCAATGAAGGTGAAAAAATCCGTGATTTCAGGGACGATAAATTTGTAAAAAGTCAAATTAAGTCTATGGCATTTAATGGATTTGAAAAATGCCTTTATGATGTCCAAAAATTTGATAGCGATCCGGAACGCAAGTTGATGGTTGGATTGGAATCTGATGAGACGTTGCAGAAGTGGTTCCGTGCAACACAAACTACATTCCGTATTCCGTATGGTGCTGATGGGTCTTGCTACACTCCAGATATCATTATGGAAACCGCAAATGAAAAAATCATGTGTGAAGTCAAGGCCGCTAATAAAATGAAGGATGAAGAGGTCCTTCAAAAAGCGGCTGCCGGAAAAATCTGGTGTGAACGTGCCTCAACGGAAGATTCTAAGCCGTGGAAGTACGTCTTGATTTCTGAAGAAGAAATTAACCAAAGATTGTCACTAGATATAAGTGGTTTGCTTGCGTTGGGGACGTAA
- a CDS encoding DNA translocase FtsK, whose product MSEQNLNELSEIGKCRLHFPFLHPKKREEMVSLYCSERSELSNDVDADIKKRVLEAYKGFKIEGSIHSVEVGPVVMRVNFVPAPDVTNERVANKASDLARLLKVKSVCVTSNNSVGAMAIDIPCRTRKNVLPGNLLDIDHSDKVLPIDLGVDVVGMGICVDLCKAPHILVAGTTGSGKSAFINAIIASLLRNVSETDYSLMLIDPKRVELACFKDLPNVINKKVLDKSEDILQGLDWLHREMERRYELLANVGVKDIKKFNEKVISGDKSFYSKVGVSDLHRMRYIVCIIDEFADLVLNNEKEQKREFEKHVQSLAQKGRAAGIHLVLATQTPRSDVISGVIKANVPMKVAFRVSNVVDSRVVLDEAGAEGLLGSGDMLVDYSGWGGLKRLHGVWYDDETVIEKMVAFIKSNSIDMQHEMVSFDTGTCRQSITEIPEGVFTASFDGVMELAEYIDEKLSAGGQLVELARKKMSNVACPVTRFKSGWDESAFFELERNQVVCLTNGKDCVVKRKWKSEKDYDVYEVVYENRRYALRWFAGKPSKNQMEKLQYLLDVPLSENFIRPLAISYSMANGYGYLIFKNFVDASKLQEFDSFDIPSFLSMCLQIASSFEELHKNGLCFSNYGESDVLVDSNDGRVLIDVCENLTRMEKTDVSVAVQGRYLAPELLEGSHVPDCYTDYYLLACILSSLKSNLDDVDEVINFPVDLDNVFSKSLSSEMKMNRELRMKDKEWIDLFNYMRDNYLV is encoded by the coding sequence ATGAGTGAACAAAATCTGAATGAGTTAAGTGAAATTGGTAAGTGCCGTTTGCATTTTCCTTTTTTGCACCCGAAGAAAAGGGAAGAAATGGTTTCGCTGTATTGTTCAGAACGCAGCGAACTTAGCAATGATGTCGACGCGGATATTAAGAAACGCGTTTTGGAGGCATACAAGGGCTTTAAAATAGAAGGCTCTATTCATAGCGTAGAAGTTGGCCCTGTTGTTATGCGCGTAAATTTTGTTCCTGCCCCAGATGTGACGAATGAACGTGTTGCGAATAAGGCGAGTGATTTGGCTCGATTATTGAAGGTGAAAAGCGTTTGCGTCACTTCCAATAACTCCGTAGGGGCGATGGCGATAGACATCCCATGTAGAACGCGTAAAAATGTGTTGCCTGGAAATTTGTTGGATATTGATCATTCCGATAAAGTTTTACCCATAGATCTAGGCGTAGATGTTGTTGGAATGGGTATTTGCGTTGATTTATGCAAGGCTCCGCATATTCTTGTTGCTGGTACCACTGGTAGCGGCAAAAGTGCTTTTATTAACGCAATTATTGCAAGTCTTTTGCGTAATGTAAGTGAAACCGATTATAGTTTGATGCTGATAGACCCCAAGCGTGTTGAATTGGCGTGTTTTAAGGATTTGCCAAATGTGATAAATAAGAAAGTTCTGGATAAGTCGGAGGATATTCTTCAGGGCTTAGATTGGCTCCATCGCGAAATGGAACGTCGATATGAACTGCTTGCTAATGTTGGTGTAAAAGATATTAAAAAATTTAATGAAAAGGTTATTTCTGGAGATAAATCATTCTATAGTAAAGTTGGCGTCTCCGATTTGCATAGAATGCGGTATATAGTGTGTATTATTGATGAATTTGCAGACCTTGTACTTAATAATGAAAAAGAGCAAAAAAGAGAATTTGAAAAGCATGTCCAAAGTTTGGCGCAAAAGGGGCGTGCTGCAGGCATTCATTTAGTTCTTGCTACGCAAACTCCGAGAAGTGATGTAATTTCGGGTGTTATAAAAGCTAATGTTCCGATGAAAGTTGCTTTTCGTGTATCTAACGTTGTTGATAGTAGGGTTGTTTTAGATGAAGCCGGTGCAGAAGGTTTGCTTGGGTCGGGTGATATGCTGGTTGACTATAGTGGTTGGGGCGGTTTAAAGCGCTTGCATGGAGTGTGGTATGACGATGAGACTGTAATTGAAAAGATGGTTGCCTTTATAAAATCAAATTCTATCGATATGCAACATGAAATGGTCTCTTTTGATACAGGTACATGTCGCCAGTCGATTACTGAAATTCCAGAAGGAGTTTTTACAGCATCTTTTGATGGTGTTATGGAATTGGCTGAATATATTGATGAAAAATTGTCTGCTGGAGGGCAGTTAGTTGAACTAGCTCGCAAAAAAATGAGTAATGTCGCTTGTCCTGTGACTCGATTTAAATCGGGCTGGGATGAGTCTGCTTTTTTTGAATTGGAACGAAATCAAGTCGTTTGTTTGACAAACGGGAAAGATTGTGTTGTAAAAAGGAAATGGAAGTCTGAAAAGGACTACGATGTATATGAGGTTGTTTACGAAAATAGGCGTTATGCCTTAAGATGGTTTGCTGGCAAACCATCAAAGAATCAAATGGAAAAATTGCAGTATTTGTTGGATGTCCCCTTGTCAGAAAATTTTATTCGTCCTCTGGCGATTTCCTATTCTATGGCTAATGGATATGGCTATTTAATATTTAAGAATTTTGTTGATGCTAGTAAATTACAAGAATTTGATTCTTTTGACATTCCGTCATTTCTAAGTATGTGTTTGCAAATAGCATCGTCTTTTGAAGAATTGCATAAGAATGGACTTTGCTTTTCTAATTATGGAGAATCTGATGTTTTGGTTGATTCAAATGATGGACGCGTTTTGATTGATGTGTGTGAAAATTTGACAAGAATGGAGAAAACAGATGTCTCTGTCGCTGTTCAGGGACGGTATCTTGCTCCAGAACTTTTGGAAGGTTCTCATGTTCCTGACTGCTATACAGACTATTATCTGTTGGCTTGTATTTTGTCTAGCTTAAAAAGTAACTTGGATGATGTTGATGAAGTCATTAATTTCCCAGTGGATTTGGATAATGTTTTTTCAAAATCGCTTAGTTCTGAAATGAAAATGAATCGTGAATTAAGAATGAAGGATAAAGAATGGATTGATTTATTCAATTACATGCGCGATAATTATCTGGTTTAA
- a CDS encoding Hsp70 family protein: protein MTEIYGIDLGTTYSCIAEINSITKLPSVIKNQDDLATTPSIVFFDENDAPLVGGEAKRYMASDPSRAVAFIKREMSNPTFRMEIGCNEITPVKISAMILKKLVDDANINRKFRGKPPIKDVVITVPAYFGNNERELTRQAGIIAGLNVLGLLNEPTAAALYYGSRGNVFNEKTFMVYDLGGGTFDVSIMRMHNNVLETLSTDGDHHLGGVDWDAAIVDYALKVVCGESGVTYEDIKHTRDGGDMIMNAEKCKKMLSESDRAPLRFRYKGRMYMHEMRRSTFENLTAGLLKKTIDSIRNAIKISKDPNAKIDMIFLVGGSSYMPMVKERLYMEFPRVSIFLEQFEPDLAVAKGAAIQAFNIANPQSAPAAGVKIGTDLSSRSYGAGCMRTGTDEHIIDNLILRTDPMVYEGTCRHYTRNDNQTSTSVSIYENKTVEKELSVNDGVLVQRQRIEWGYPVPKGTPVDYTIRRGLDGIIHIEAMCE from the coding sequence ATGACTGAAATTTACGGTATCGACTTGGGTACGACATATTCGTGTATTGCGGAAATTAATTCGATAACGAAATTGCCTTCGGTTATCAAGAATCAAGACGATTTGGCGACAACTCCATCAATTGTATTCTTTGATGAAAATGATGCGCCACTAGTTGGCGGTGAGGCAAAACGCTATATGGCTTCGGATCCAAGCCGTGCGGTTGCGTTCATCAAACGTGAAATGTCGAATCCCACGTTTCGGATGGAAATAGGTTGCAACGAAATCACACCCGTGAAAATATCCGCAATGATATTGAAAAAGCTTGTGGATGATGCGAACATCAACCGAAAATTCAGGGGAAAGCCTCCCATAAAGGATGTTGTGATAACTGTTCCTGCTTATTTTGGCAACAATGAAAGAGAGTTAACTCGCCAAGCCGGGATTATCGCTGGATTAAATGTTTTGGGTTTGCTAAACGAGCCTACAGCGGCTGCTCTGTATTATGGCTCTAGAGGTAATGTTTTCAATGAAAAAACGTTCATGGTCTATGATTTAGGCGGCGGAACGTTTGATGTCAGCATCATGCGGATGCATAACAATGTGCTTGAAACATTATCTACAGACGGCGACCATCATCTTGGCGGTGTTGATTGGGATGCAGCCATTGTTGATTACGCGTTGAAAGTTGTTTGCGGCGAAAGCGGTGTGACGTATGAAGATATAAAACATACGCGTGATGGCGGCGACATGATTATGAATGCAGAAAAATGTAAAAAAATGTTGTCTGAAAGTGATCGTGCTCCGCTTCGATTTAGGTACAAAGGCCGCATGTATATGCACGAAATGAGACGATCTACATTTGAGAATTTGACAGCTGGTTTGTTGAAAAAAACGATTGATTCCATTCGCAATGCGATAAAGATTTCCAAGGACCCCAATGCGAAAATTGACATGATTTTCTTAGTTGGCGGTTCTTCCTATATGCCTATGGTCAAGGAACGTCTTTATATGGAATTTCCTAGAGTGAGCATTTTCTTGGAACAGTTTGAACCAGATTTGGCTGTAGCCAAAGGTGCGGCTATCCAAGCATTCAATATCGCGAATCCGCAAAGCGCCCCAGCTGCTGGTGTGAAAATAGGCACGGATTTGTCTAGCCGCTCGTATGGTGCGGGCTGTATGCGAACAGGAACTGATGAACACATAATTGATAATCTTATTTTGCGTACAGATCCGATGGTTTATGAAGGAACTTGTCGCCATTATACAAGAAATGACAATCAAACCTCAACGTCGGTTTCTATTTACGAAAATAAAACAGTTGAGAAAGAACTTTCTGTCAATGATGGTGTCCTGGTTCAAAGACAAAGAATAGAATGGGGATATCCGGTTCCTAAGGGAACGCCGGTAGATTATACTATAAGGAGGGGGTTAGATGGTATAATCCACATTGAAGCAATGTGTGAATGA
- a CDS encoding co-chaperone GrpE, whose translation MKDTTEKHVESNVAESAAAPSIDDNPAQISAENVLEPETETKEIPATEMPDVVVELRSEFEQIKRSFAKQNEENADALKMLNENAQNFYKKMEPYLQRLDKNVFVLGKKSSDVENALKGLHGECLEKREQFIKEQSDTIAKQQDSLKELSGAINKLQDCMTRYQNDVLFKAQKEILEDLIQLSDQVRCNILDQEQNQNYESLLDSMKQIGKWIDASLERSKMHKFEDCCHGNTTIDKKRQEVVDIEETESAEKDGYFVTRQPGYLWTIPLVGSVDTMLSGNAPQTFEFVFRPEQVVKLKYKK comes from the coding sequence ATGAAGGATACAACTGAAAAACATGTTGAAAGTAACGTGGCGGAATCAGCGGCTGCGCCATCTATAGATGATAATCCGGCACAGATATCTGCAGAGAATGTTTTGGAACCTGAGACTGAAACAAAGGAGATTCCTGCAACAGAGATGCCTGATGTCGTAGTGGAACTCCGTAGCGAATTTGAACAAATAAAACGTTCATTTGCAAAACAAAATGAAGAGAATGCGGACGCTTTGAAGATGTTGAATGAAAATGCCCAAAATTTCTATAAAAAAATGGAGCCGTATCTTCAAAGGCTTGATAAAAATGTTTTTGTTCTCGGAAAAAAAAGTTCTGATGTAGAAAATGCTTTAAAAGGATTGCATGGTGAATGTCTGGAAAAACGTGAACAGTTTATAAAAGAACAGTCTGATACTATTGCAAAACAGCAGGACTCGTTAAAAGAGCTTTCTGGAGCAATCAATAAGCTTCAAGATTGCATGACTCGCTATCAGAACGATGTTTTGTTCAAAGCGCAAAAGGAAATTTTGGAAGATTTAATTCAACTTTCGGATCAAGTACGTTGCAATATTTTGGATCAAGAACAAAATCAGAATTACGAATCACTGCTAGATTCTATGAAGCAAATTGGCAAATGGATAGACGCAAGCCTAGAGCGTTCAAAAATGCATAAGTTCGAAGATTGCTGCCATGGAAATACCACCATCGACAAGAAAAGGCAAGAAGTCGTGGATATCGAGGAAACGGAAAGCGCCGAAAAAGATGGATACTTTGTCACTCGCCAACCTGGATATTTGTGGACGATTCCTTTGGTGGGAAGCGTTGATACTATGCTTTCAGGGAATGCCCCGCAGACGTTTGAATTTGTATTTAGGCCTGAACAGGTGGTAAAACTTAAGTACAAAAAGTGA
- a CDS encoding putative toxin-antitoxin system toxin component, PIN family has protein sequence MIYAVIDTNVIVSALITKSPNSPVLQVVQRIFSGFVCILVNKEILAEYREVLSRPKFGLEKESIETVISELLKHSLDVDAPPSGTTLPDPKDVVFYNVVLARRDNGAYLVTGNIKHFPVCEFVVTPREFLEIIDAPLQKMFMNDCMRKYRP, from the coding sequence ATGATTTACGCAGTCATTGACACAAATGTCATTGTTTCCGCACTTATTACCAAATCTCCAAATTCGCCGGTATTGCAAGTTGTTCAAAGAATATTTTCAGGATTCGTCTGCATACTAGTCAATAAAGAGATTCTTGCCGAATACCGAGAAGTTCTATCTCGCCCGAAATTTGGTTTAGAAAAAGAATCCATCGAAACCGTTATTTCTGAATTGTTAAAACATAGCTTAGACGTAGACGCGCCACCAAGTGGCACAACTTTGCCAGACCCTAAAGACGTTGTATTCTACAATGTTGTTCTCGCAAGGCGAGATAACGGGGCGTACCTAGTAACAGGCAACATCAAACACTTCCCCGTCTGCGAATTCGTTGTCACACCGCGAGAATTTCTTGAGATTATCGATGCTCCTCTGCAAAAAATGTTCATGAACGACTGCATGCGAAAATACAGACCATAA
- a CDS encoding type II toxin-antitoxin system RelB/DinJ family antitoxin, which produces MKNNTIDSRIILHYIYNIKEVIMATTVLQVRLDENLKNEAAEIFESLGIDIPTAIRIFFKRAVAEKGIPFELRDPSAIYNANPGWKAFMDLRKQAQRSAAAGMSESEIEAEIAAYRSGK; this is translated from the coding sequence ATGAAAAACAACACCATTGACTCACGTATTATTTTACATTATATTTATAATATAAAAGAGGTTATTATGGCTACAACTGTATTACAAGTACGTCTTGACGAGAATTTAAAAAATGAAGCGGCGGAGATTTTCGAAAGCCTTGGAATAGACATTCCAACGGCCATTCGCATCTTTTTTAAACGCGCTGTTGCTGAAAAGGGAATTCCCTTTGAACTGCGGGACCCATCCGCAATTTATAACGCCAATCCAGGTTGGAAAGCGTTCATGGACTTACGCAAACAAGCCCAGCGAAGCGCAGCCGCAGGCATGAGCGAATCCGAAATTGAGGCAGAAATCGCCGCATACCGTTCCGGCAAATAA
- a CDS encoding CopG family antitoxin: MKMKRKKPEKVKLPKGFKLVDDFLSKEEIEALENDTTMRDPIIITGGHESETIEESIARISRAIAEAKEEKKMYSIRLKVKTVDAIKRKAAAAGIPYQTYVNVLLDNAASA, from the coding sequence ATGAAGATGAAGAGAAAAAAGCCCGAAAAGGTTAAACTGCCCAAGGGTTTCAAGCTAGTTGATGATTTTCTTTCTAAGGAAGAAATTGAGGCTCTTGAAAACGACACCACAATGAGAGATCCGATAATCATCACCGGAGGACACGAGTCGGAAACTATCGAGGAATCCATAGCACGCATCAGCCGTGCCATAGCCGAAGCCAAGGAAGAAAAGAAAATGTATTCCATAAGGCTCAAGGTCAAAACAGTGGACGCAATCAAACGCAAAGCTGCAGCCGCAGGCATTCCATATCAAACCTATGTAAATGTATTGCTAGACAACGCCGCCTCAGCTTAG
- a CDS encoding DUF4258 domain-containing protein: MNITKHAFERMRERGFTVEMLGKVLRRKDLVRDPSDKEGVSKITSEVDNHFWTLIVSDDLKTLITVRRAHEDEEKKARKG; encoded by the coding sequence ATGAATATTACAAAACACGCTTTTGAAAGAATGCGTGAAAGAGGCTTTACCGTAGAAATGCTTGGAAAAGTACTGCGGAGAAAAGACCTAGTACGGGATCCATCCGATAAAGAAGGTGTATCTAAAATCACATCCGAAGTTGACAATCATTTTTGGACATTAATTGTTTCTGACGATTTAAAAACTTTGATAACCGTAAGGAGAGCTCATGAAGATGAAGAGAAAAAAGCCCGAAAAGGTTAA